One genomic window of Fibrobacter sp. UWT2 includes the following:
- a CDS encoding amino acid permease, whose translation MLFEKGQKSCVLCAWALSFGCALGWGAFVMPATTLLPIAGPLGTVIALVLGAALMGVIAYNFHIMMNRIPGTGSVFSFTKQLFGYDHSFLCTWATALAYLAVLWANMSAFVLFIRFLFGPVLQRGFCYSIMGCEVWAGELFTTLAIILLFGFISCMNTNVLRWVNTVLALLFFGGVVGLFAIVASKGGIDFSHMSPAFATAGTAKGHAPLMQIVNVLVLAPWAFVGFGVVSFASSTYRFKPKYSFAIMMAALVAGAIVYSLTALLSVSVTPANFGDWEAYFTNLKNLKGIESVPVFHAVFKTLGNGGIVLLAITVMAAISTSLLGLYRSLGRMFMSLANDSVMPAWFGHTNRHGATNHSIIYVMLLSCIIPFFGRTAIGWIVDITSISASIIYLYVSAGIVKMARGETGKRKTVMNFTGTLGIVISTFFFFFPLTPTLWNMNTIATESFMILMAWSIVGFIVYRAVFMHDQENRFGKSAIMWVTMLFILLFSAVMWERQVTNDETEDVIAHITEFHTGLHQKMHVPMTEGQMIQEKDFMEEQMNLVRDSQLKNNLVETLFIVLCIFIVVNIYRTQQQREQKLDHEKHIAEESNKAKTIFLSNMSHDLRTPMNAIIGYTNLARKPEASPEQIQKYLAKIDSSNMYLMALINDMLEMSRIEIGKMELEERPTDLRKMMDEIRDMFEAQMVGKNIAFAVKYDGLRNPVVLCDRNRMNRVILNLVSNSFKFTSEGGHVSVSLVEKECVEEGKAAFEIRVKDDGVGISPEFADRVFDAFERERVSTISGVQGTGLGLAIAKNVVSLMGGTIKFESTVGKGTEFFVNVVLKTAAGTDVPESDGRNISFAAKADFTNMRLLLVEDMEVNRELAKIILESLGFKVEMAVNGKQAVEMVEKNPAGYYNGIVMDIQMPVMDGCEASRQIRAMPDKKKAGVPIIAMTANAFGDDLKKSKDAGMNAHLAKPIDVGMLTETLVQWVR comes from the coding sequence ATGTTGTTTGAAAAAGGTCAAAAATCTTGTGTCTTGTGCGCATGGGCGCTCTCCTTCGGGTGTGCGCTAGGCTGGGGCGCCTTCGTAATGCCCGCCACCACGCTCCTACCGATTGCAGGCCCCCTAGGGACGGTTATCGCCCTCGTGCTTGGCGCCGCGCTGATGGGCGTTATTGCCTACAATTTTCATATCATGATGAACCGTATTCCCGGCACGGGAAGCGTGTTCTCCTTTACCAAGCAGCTTTTCGGTTACGACCATTCCTTCCTTTGCACCTGGGCCACGGCGCTTGCGTACTTGGCGGTACTGTGGGCCAACATGTCGGCCTTCGTGCTGTTTATCCGTTTCTTGTTCGGCCCCGTACTGCAAAGGGGATTCTGTTACAGCATCATGGGTTGCGAGGTTTGGGCAGGGGAACTGTTTACCACGCTTGCGATTATACTCCTGTTCGGATTTATCAGTTGCATGAATACGAATGTGCTGCGCTGGGTGAACACGGTGCTTGCGCTCCTGTTCTTTGGCGGTGTAGTGGGCCTGTTTGCAATTGTCGCCAGCAAGGGCGGAATAGACTTTTCGCACATGAGTCCGGCGTTTGCGACGGCGGGTACCGCGAAGGGGCATGCTCCCTTGATGCAGATTGTGAATGTGCTGGTGCTTGCCCCCTGGGCGTTTGTAGGCTTTGGCGTGGTGAGCTTTGCCTCTTCGACTTACCGGTTCAAGCCGAAATACAGTTTTGCGATTATGATGGCCGCCCTTGTTGCCGGTGCCATCGTCTATTCCCTCACCGCGCTGCTTTCGGTCTCGGTGACCCCCGCGAATTTTGGCGACTGGGAAGCTTATTTTACCAACCTGAAGAACCTCAAGGGCATTGAATCTGTCCCGGTATTCCACGCCGTTTTCAAGACCCTCGGTAACGGCGGCATTGTGCTGCTCGCCATCACCGTCATGGCGGCCATTTCTACGAGCCTTCTTGGGCTTTACCGTTCGCTCGGGCGCATGTTCATGAGCCTTGCCAACGATTCCGTGATGCCGGCCTGGTTCGGACATACCAACCGCCACGGCGCCACTAACCACAGCATTATCTACGTGATGCTCCTTTCCTGCATTATTCCGTTCTTCGGGAGAACCGCTATCGGTTGGATTGTAGACATCACCTCTATCAGTGCCTCCATCATCTACCTATATGTGTCTGCGGGTATTGTCAAGATGGCGCGCGGCGAAACCGGCAAGCGCAAGACGGTAATGAACTTTACCGGAACGCTGGGTATCGTCATCTCTACGTTCTTTTTCTTCTTCCCGCTTACGCCGACGCTCTGGAACATGAATACCATTGCCACGGAATCCTTCATGATTCTGATGGCGTGGAGCATTGTCGGGTTCATTGTCTACAGGGCAGTATTCATGCATGACCAGGAGAATCGATTTGGCAAGTCGGCCATTATGTGGGTGACTATGCTGTTCATATTGCTGTTCTCGGCCGTCATGTGGGAACGTCAAGTCACCAACGACGAAACCGAAGATGTCATTGCGCACATTACCGAGTTCCATACGGGATTGCACCAGAAGATGCATGTCCCCATGACCGAAGGCCAGATGATTCAGGAAAAGGACTTCATGGAAGAGCAGATGAACCTTGTCCGCGATTCCCAGCTGAAGAACAACCTGGTAGAAACTCTCTTCATCGTCCTGTGCATTTTCATCGTGGTGAACATTTACCGCACGCAGCAGCAACGCGAACAGAAATTGGACCACGAAAAGCATATTGCCGAGGAATCCAACAAGGCAAAGACCATATTCCTTTCGAACATGAGCCATGACCTGCGCACGCCCATGAATGCCATTATCGGCTACACCAACCTGGCGCGTAAACCGGAGGCAAGCCCCGAACAAATCCAGAAATACTTGGCCAAGATTGATTCCTCTAACATGTACTTGATGGCCCTCATCAACGACATGCTCGAAATGAGCCGCATCGAAATCGGGAAGATGGAACTGGAAGAGCGACCCACCGACCTGCGGAAAATGATGGACGAAATCCGTGACATGTTCGAGGCGCAGATGGTGGGCAAGAACATCGCCTTTGCCGTGAAATACGACGGCCTCAGGAACCCAGTGGTGCTCTGCGACAGGAACCGCATGAACCGCGTGATTCTGAACCTGGTCAGCAATTCCTTCAAGTTTACTTCGGAAGGCGGGCACGTGTCAGTGAGCCTCGTCGAAAAGGAATGTGTTGAAGAGGGCAAGGCTGCATTCGAAATCCGCGTGAAGGATGACGGCGTCGGCATTTCGCCCGAGTTTGCAGACCGCGTGTTCGATGCCTTCGAGCGTGAGCGTGTTTCGACCATCAGCGGCGTGCAGGGAACGGGCCTCGGGCTTGCGATTGCAAAGAACGTGGTGTCGTTGATGGGCGGGACAATCAAGTTTGAATCGACAGTCGGCAAGGGGACGGAATTCTTCGTGAATGTGGTGCTGAAGACGGCCGCAGGCACGGATGTTCCCGAAAGCGACGGGCGCAATATTTCTTTTGCGGCCAAGGCGGATTTCACGAACATGCGCCTATTGCTGGTGGAAGACATGGAAGTGAATCGCGAACTGGCCAAAATCATTCTCGAAAGTCTCGGGTTCAAGGTCGAGATGGCGGTAAACGGCAAGCAGGCGGTCGAAATGGTGGAGAAGAACCCTGCCGGCTACTACAACGGGATTGTCATGGATATCCAGATGCCTGTGATGGACGGTTGCGAAGCGAGTCGCCAGATTCGTGCCATGCCCGACAAGAAAAAGGCCGGCGTTCCCATTATCGCCATGACCGCGAACGCCTTTGGCGATGACCTCAAAAAGTCGAAAGATGCCGGCATGAACGCTCACCTGGCAAAGCCCATCGATGTCGGCATGCTCACGGAAACACTTGTGCAGTGGGTACGGTAG
- a CDS encoding ATP-binding protein, whose protein sequence is MTYSIIGILATILLLIGNRDVLRKQRESEYSRTRLYYRRFLLGVLVYYITDMLWGLLDEQRLTSLQFIDTTVYFVAMIATVVLWARYVVSYLNRKNFFEKWLLRTGQAIFGVFLIFIVINFFYPVFFWFDDQGVYHTAFMRHAALLVQIAMFLSTSIYTFYMTAKTQGDIRQRHLTIGLFGLAMVVMIAFQVFFPLWPFYAMGCMIGITLLHSFVLEDETEEYRRELERSREALKEALAAAEKASKAKTVFLSNMSHEIRTPMNAIIGLNSIALGDAGISEATREHLQKIGTSAHHLLGVINDILDISRIESGSMSLKNAEFSFVQELEQVNAIVTAQCHDKKIRYSCDVKGGVSNCYIGDEMKLRQVLINILGNAVKFTPEGGSVSLVVEALAVDGEKCPLRFTVEDSGIGIGKDFMPRMFEAFALEDESYTSKHGSTGLGLSITKSIVELMDGRIDVESEKGVGSKFTVTVTLQKSPHNGGGLCSSGGQREKPRATLSGRKVLLAEDLPVNAEIMAMVLSMREMKAERAENGRIAVEMFKSHEPGYYSAILMDVRMPEMDGLEATRVIRSMDREDAKRIPIIALTANAFDEDVQNSLQAGLNAHLSKPVEPDVLFETLEELL, encoded by the coding sequence ATGACTTATTCAATTATTGGCATCCTGGCGACAATCCTTTTGCTTATTGGCAACCGCGACGTGTTGCGGAAGCAGCGCGAGTCGGAGTATTCGCGTACCCGCCTGTATTACCGCCGATTCTTGCTTGGCGTGCTTGTGTACTACATCACCGACATGCTGTGGGGCTTGCTGGACGAACAGCGCCTGACTAGCCTCCAGTTTATCGATACTACCGTCTATTTCGTGGCCATGATAGCGACGGTCGTGCTGTGGGCGCGCTACGTGGTGTCTTATCTCAACCGCAAGAATTTTTTCGAAAAGTGGCTCTTGCGCACGGGACAAGCCATCTTCGGTGTATTCCTTATCTTTATCGTCATCAATTTCTTCTATCCGGTGTTTTTCTGGTTCGATGACCAAGGCGTTTACCACACCGCATTCATGCGGCATGCGGCACTTTTGGTACAAATTGCGATGTTCCTTTCTACATCAATCTATACTTTTTACATGACCGCGAAGACGCAGGGCGATATCCGCCAGCGGCACTTGACTATCGGGCTCTTTGGCCTTGCCATGGTGGTGATGATAGCCTTCCAGGTGTTCTTCCCCCTGTGGCCCTTCTATGCGATGGGCTGCATGATCGGCATAACCCTCTTGCATAGTTTTGTGCTCGAGGATGAAACAGAGGAATACCGCCGCGAACTGGAGCGGAGCCGCGAGGCGCTCAAGGAAGCACTAGCTGCCGCCGAAAAGGCAAGCAAGGCGAAGACGGTGTTTCTTTCCAACATGAGCCACGAAATCCGCACGCCCATGAATGCCATCATCGGACTAAATAGTATCGCCTTGGGCGATGCGGGTATCTCAGAGGCCACGAGGGAGCACTTGCAGAAAATCGGGACGTCGGCGCATCACCTGCTGGGCGTTATCAACGACATCCTGGATATCAGCCGCATCGAATCGGGCAGCATGTCGCTCAAGAATGCGGAATTCTCGTTCGTGCAAGAACTCGAGCAGGTGAACGCTATCGTGACGGCGCAGTGCCACGACAAGAAAATCCGTTACAGTTGCGATGTGAAGGGCGGGGTGTCCAACTGCTATATCGGCGACGAGATGAAACTCAGACAGGTGCTGATAAACATTCTCGGGAATGCCGTCAAGTTCACTCCCGAAGGCGGCTCCGTTTCGCTTGTGGTGGAAGCGCTCGCGGTCGACGGGGAAAAATGCCCCCTGCGCTTTACCGTAGAAGATTCGGGAATCGGTATCGGCAAGGATTTTATGCCGCGCATGTTCGAAGCTTTTGCGCTGGAAGACGAATCCTACACCAGCAAGCACGGCAGTACGGGCCTAGGGCTTTCTATTACCAAGAGCATCGTGGAACTGATGGATGGGCGCATCGATGTGGAAAGCGAGAAGGGCGTCGGTTCCAAGTTCACCGTTACCGTCACGCTGCAGAAGTCTCCGCACAATGGAGGTGGACTTTGCTCGTCGGGCGGACAGCGCGAAAAACCGCGCGCGACACTTTCCGGAAGAAAGGTGCTGCTCGCCGAAGATCTCCCTGTAAATGCGGAAATTATGGCGATGGTGCTTTCGATGCGCGAGATGAAGGCGGAACGCGCGGAAAACGGGCGCATTGCCGTAGAGATGTTCAAGTCGCATGAACCGGGCTACTATTCCGCAATCCTTATGGACGTGCGCATGCCCGAAATGGACGGTCTCGAGGCGACCCGCGTCATCCGTTCCATGGACCGCGAAGACGCGAAGCGCATTCCCATTATCGCGCTCACCGCGAACGCCTTCGATGAAGACGTGCAGAACAGCCTGCAGGCGGGCCTGAACGCCCATCTGAGCAAACCCGTGGAACCCGACGTACTCTTCGAGACGCTCGAGGAATTGCTGTAA
- a CDS encoding TonB-dependent siderophore receptor codes for MLLAMLSVAAVAQEPVPDSLAPQGITFNGIVQDSSFAAGEKLNVEILESGEALQTTVGTPFSIVLPEDTLWNVCVTNSDTAGAEKEKCYELKYIGAERSFSQALGEAFVQDERRETKDERDSTEEGESLPLAAAADTASTTPSSVVDTPQRPDTVAQDSAKQDVDVDALLAGGDNAKVTELKKVVVQLRRRPKRKPGESVVSAKSIKRMPSLAEADVIKSIQALPGVVASSDFSSKIYVRGGAADQNLFLFDNAVVYSPVHFFGLFSTFLVEGIDDVQFYKSGFPAQYGNRLSSVLKMDGRAGGQDTVDEWFSKSSIKISTFAAQLHTEGHKGPARWVLAGRTTYIGYMLDLMNALDIIDLALDYEFTDLQGTFMYNFSDDTRMKLSFYVGKDRLSFDPLYMDWGNIAIPLGIYHRINGDWDYNATLAFSEFYQTMSISDLMSIEMFLYTFAGKQWVNYRGVPNHTFTLGYELEYDYERYREQMSTISVVDIQKPFHHVAYLQDAWKFAPDYLLQYGLRFNYQTAAEHFGVEPRTSLTVNIDDDKTVEFYGGYYLQYLNSIVYTDQETLNEFYYPATTTTKGKHIKPASSWLFAAEYSQRGIFDDYDATVGVYYKTQSNLNTFVAVLDSNDETTSDDFVVADGFGTAEGYSFGYELSLRKDKGWWFGGINWSQSISVMKTDDGTKPYFPSWHQPYALKMDLGINWRGKEDALSVHPTQKDMYVRSSVIMKYSAGMPISEYKGYYVSQDLGHQQYTDETIVLPGSRNAARQSDYFRVDVKAIDIGRENKWSFSWTIINLTDHKNMFYTFYDTSKNPPEKTEITQFPFLPIMLNYEYYF; via the coding sequence TTGTTGCTGGCTATGTTGAGTGTAGCCGCCGTGGCACAAGAACCTGTGCCCGATTCGCTTGCACCCCAGGGAATCACTTTTAACGGAATCGTGCAAGATTCCTCCTTTGCCGCAGGCGAAAAGCTCAATGTCGAAATCCTGGAATCGGGCGAAGCGTTGCAGACGACTGTTGGCACGCCCTTTAGCATCGTGCTCCCCGAAGACACCCTCTGGAACGTGTGCGTCACCAATTCCGACACCGCGGGCGCCGAAAAAGAAAAATGCTACGAACTCAAGTACATTGGCGCAGAACGCAGTTTCTCGCAAGCGCTTGGCGAAGCTTTTGTTCAAGACGAGAGACGAGAGACGAAAGACGAGAGAGATTCTACAGAGGAAGGGGAAAGTCTTCCCCTCGCTGCTGCCGCTGACACGGCATCCACTACCCCTTCTAGCGTGGTTGACACCCCGCAACGCCCTGACACGGTGGCGCAAGATTCCGCAAAGCAAGACGTTGATGTCGATGCGCTCCTTGCCGGTGGCGATAACGCCAAGGTAACCGAACTTAAGAAAGTCGTGGTGCAACTCCGCCGCCGCCCCAAGCGTAAGCCCGGTGAATCGGTGGTGTCGGCAAAGTCTATCAAGCGTATGCCGAGCCTCGCCGAAGCCGATGTGATCAAGAGCATCCAGGCGCTTCCGGGCGTTGTCGCCAGCTCCGATTTCAGCTCCAAGATTTATGTGCGCGGTGGCGCCGCCGACCAGAACCTGTTCCTGTTCGACAACGCCGTCGTTTATTCGCCGGTGCATTTCTTCGGACTTTTCAGTACGTTCCTTGTCGAAGGTATCGACGATGTGCAATTCTACAAGAGCGGATTCCCCGCACAGTACGGCAACCGCTTAAGTTCCGTGCTTAAGATGGATGGCCGCGCCGGTGGCCAGGATACCGTAGACGAATGGTTCAGCAAGTCAAGTATCAAAATCAGTACGTTTGCCGCGCAACTCCACACCGAAGGCCATAAGGGTCCCGCTCGCTGGGTGCTCGCGGGTCGTACGACTTACATCGGCTACATGCTCGATTTGATGAATGCTTTGGACATCATCGATCTTGCGCTGGACTATGAATTTACAGACCTGCAGGGTACCTTCATGTACAACTTTAGCGACGATACCCGCATGAAGCTGAGCTTCTACGTCGGTAAAGACCGCCTGAGCTTTGACCCGCTCTATATGGACTGGGGCAACATCGCCATTCCGCTCGGCATTTACCACCGCATCAATGGCGATTGGGACTACAACGCGACTCTCGCCTTCAGTGAATTCTATCAGACCATGAGTATCAGCGACCTCATGTCGATTGAAATGTTCCTGTACACCTTTGCGGGCAAGCAGTGGGTCAACTATCGCGGCGTTCCGAATCATACGTTTACGCTGGGCTACGAACTGGAATACGACTACGAACGTTACCGCGAACAGATGTCTACCATCAGTGTGGTCGACATTCAGAAACCGTTCCATCATGTGGCTTACCTGCAAGACGCCTGGAAGTTTGCACCTGATTACTTGCTGCAATACGGCCTCCGCTTTAACTACCAGACGGCAGCGGAACACTTTGGCGTAGAACCGCGCACCTCCTTGACCGTGAATATCGACGACGACAAGACGGTGGAATTCTACGGCGGCTATTACCTGCAGTACCTGAATTCGATCGTCTATACCGACCAGGAAACGCTGAACGAATTCTATTACCCGGCCACGACAACTACCAAGGGCAAGCATATCAAGCCGGCTTCTTCTTGGCTGTTCGCAGCGGAATATAGCCAGCGCGGTATCTTTGACGATTACGATGCGACTGTGGGTGTTTACTACAAGACGCAAAGCAACTTGAACACGTTCGTGGCCGTGCTCGACAGTAACGACGAAACCACTTCGGATGACTTTGTGGTGGCTGACGGATTCGGTACGGCGGAAGGCTATTCCTTCGGTTACGAACTGTCGCTGCGCAAAGATAAAGGCTGGTGGTTTGGCGGCATTAACTGGAGCCAGAGCATTAGTGTCATGAAGACGGATGACGGCACCAAGCCTTATTTCCCGAGCTGGCATCAGCCTTACGCCCTCAAGATGGACTTGGGCATTAACTGGCGCGGTAAAGAAGACGCCTTGTCGGTTCACCCGACGCAAAAGGACATGTACGTGCGTTCTTCTGTTATCATGAAGTATTCCGCGGGTATGCCCATCAGCGAATACAAAGGCTACTATGTGTCGCAGGATTTGGGCCACCAGCAGTATACCGATGAAACAATCGTGTTGCCGGGTAGCCGCAATGCCGCCCGTCAATCAGATTACTTCCGCGTTGACGTAAAGGCCATCGACATTGGCCGCGAAAACAAGTGGAGCTTCAGTTGGACGATCATCAACTTGACTGACCATAAGAACATGTTCTATACTTTCTACGATACGAGCAAGAACCCGCCAGAAAAGACCGAAATTACTCAGTTCCCCTTTTTACCGATTATGCTGAATTATGAGTACTATTTCTAG
- a CDS encoding glycoside hydrolase family 3 protein produces the protein MDFKKNVIASIARHSIFALSLTLTLVACGDDSSSSAPDDSGKEGASIDVSKMSIREKVGQMFFVRPEALDTSIHWNEYAELPDFKLQKVNETMLAINKDYPIGGMILYAHNIVDESQLEAFIAEIRKLNGSPFLAIDEEGGRVARIANNENFDVPKYESMAAIAESGDPNEAYKAAFTIGSYIKEYGFDIDYAPVADVNTNPENIVIGPRAFSDDPETAADFVVSYLNGLDSAGIIGTLKHFPGHGDVKTDTHSGYAETNKTWDEMLKCEMIPFKAGIKAGAQMIMTAHIAAPKVTGNELPATLSPVILQDKLRGELGFNGVIVTDAMDMGAITTQFGNAEAAIKSIQAGVDVVLCSREFTQVFDAVVKAVENGDIKESRIDESVKRILALKNK, from the coding sequence ATGGATTTCAAGAAAAACGTCATTGCGAGCATCGCGCGACATTCCATTTTTGCATTATCGTTAACCCTGACACTAGTCGCTTGTGGTGACGATTCTTCATCATCGGCCCCTGACGATTCAGGCAAAGAGGGTGCATCGATTGACGTAAGCAAGATGTCCATCCGCGAGAAGGTGGGCCAGATGTTCTTTGTGCGCCCCGAAGCACTTGACACCAGCATCCACTGGAACGAATACGCCGAACTTCCGGATTTCAAGCTGCAGAAAGTGAACGAAACCATGCTCGCCATCAACAAGGACTACCCCATCGGCGGTATGATTCTTTACGCCCACAACATTGTAGACGAATCGCAATTGGAAGCATTTATCGCCGAAATCAGGAAACTGAACGGTTCTCCGTTCCTCGCCATTGACGAAGAAGGCGGCCGCGTCGCCCGCATCGCAAACAACGAAAACTTTGACGTTCCCAAGTACGAAAGCATGGCCGCCATCGCCGAAAGCGGCGACCCGAACGAAGCCTACAAGGCGGCATTCACCATCGGAAGCTACATCAAGGAATACGGCTTCGACATCGACTACGCCCCGGTCGCCGACGTGAACACGAACCCGGAAAACATCGTCATCGGCCCGCGCGCCTTCTCGGATGATCCCGAGACCGCCGCCGATTTCGTGGTAAGCTACCTGAACGGTCTCGATTCCGCAGGCATTATCGGCACGCTCAAGCACTTCCCCGGCCACGGCGACGTAAAAACCGACACGCATTCCGGCTACGCCGAAACCAACAAAACCTGGGATGAAATGCTCAAGTGCGAAATGATTCCGTTCAAGGCAGGCATCAAGGCAGGCGCCCAGATGATCATGACCGCTCACATCGCGGCCCCGAAAGTCACCGGCAACGAACTGCCCGCAACGCTTTCACCGGTCATTCTGCAAGACAAGCTCCGCGGCGAACTCGGCTTCAATGGAGTCATCGTGACCGACGCCATGGACATGGGCGCCATCACCACGCAATTCGGCAACGCTGAAGCCGCAATCAAGTCAATTCAGGCAGGTGTTGACGTGGTACTTTGCTCACGCGAATTCACGCAGGTATTCGATGCCGTCGTCAAGGCCGTCGAAAACGGCGACATAAAAGAATCCCGCATTGACGAAAGCGTCAAGCGAATCCTTGCGTTAAAGAATAAGTAA
- a CDS encoding LD-carboxypeptidase, which yields MDIKKFGTFSAIAALCILSACSDDGSTSAIDWPGESTPLAECTMPAFLKKGDKVALISPSYTTPDSNIQKTADVIKEWGFTPVIGKNVDKLEAGKYAGTAEERAKDFITALKDTSIKAILANRGGYGTIQLVDLIDPKLVKKNPKWLIGYSDITTLHAMQTKAGVMSIHGTMSSSIAKTAGKDDNSTLLRDLLKGEVPTYKVPKHKYNQKGKAEGILVGGNMTTFVPLIGASDIDVFQNDGIILFMEEIGENLRNIDRMFHSIELHGVMENVRGVILGEFVDSGTDLDYESTEAMLSSYLKKYDIPVMCGFPAGHDDVNLPLVMGAKVKMDVNDNGATLAFDISGEKKEVDTDKLTNKTTLSKAIRLMLSGKVFNIE from the coding sequence ATGGATATTAAAAAATTTGGCACATTCAGTGCTATCGCAGCCCTATGTATCCTTTCAGCCTGCAGCGACGACGGCTCCACTAGCGCCATCGATTGGCCCGGAGAATCAACGCCCCTTGCCGAATGCACAATGCCCGCATTCCTGAAAAAGGGCGACAAGGTTGCCTTAATTTCGCCTTCGTACACCACCCCCGATTCCAACATCCAAAAGACAGCCGATGTCATTAAAGAATGGGGATTCACGCCCGTTATCGGCAAGAACGTGGACAAACTTGAAGCTGGCAAATACGCCGGCACCGCCGAAGAACGCGCCAAAGACTTTATTACCGCCCTCAAGGACACAAGCATCAAGGCAATCCTTGCCAACCGCGGCGGCTACGGCACCATTCAACTGGTCGACCTCATTGACCCGAAACTTGTGAAAAAGAATCCCAAGTGGCTTATTGGCTATAGCGACATCACCACACTGCACGCCATGCAGACCAAGGCAGGCGTCATGAGCATTCACGGCACCATGAGCTCCAGCATTGCCAAAACCGCAGGCAAAGACGACAACAGCACACTCCTGCGAGACTTGCTCAAAGGCGAAGTGCCGACTTACAAGGTTCCCAAGCACAAGTACAACCAGAAGGGTAAAGCCGAAGGCATTCTCGTAGGCGGCAACATGACCACCTTCGTGCCACTCATTGGCGCAAGCGACATCGACGTTTTCCAGAACGACGGAATCATCTTGTTCATGGAAGAAATCGGCGAAAACCTTCGCAACATCGACCGCATGTTCCATTCCATCGAACTGCACGGCGTCATGGAAAACGTGCGCGGCGTGATTCTCGGCGAGTTCGTGGATTCCGGCACCGATCTTGATTACGAAAGTACCGAGGCCATGCTTTCGAGCTACCTCAAGAAATACGACATTCCTGTGATGTGCGGATTCCCTGCCGGTCACGATGACGTGAACTTGCCGCTCGTGATGGGCGCAAAAGTCAAGATGGACGTGAACGACAACGGCGCCACACTCGCCTTTGACATTAGCGGCGAAAAGAAGGAAGTCGATACAGACAAACTCACAAACAAGACTACCCTTTCGAAGGCGATTCGCTTGATGCTTTCGGGTAAGGTCTTCAATATTGAATAA
- a CDS encoding DUF3450 family protein, with product MKRLKLLPLTLVVMLLSGVAFADRDAEIRDLKLEKDKLNSEIQKLNRQIASTDSMLKADDSRYKTLQARYKADTERRRSEIDTLNAKIKNVAAELQTERNKQARAKNKSDNVASKRKALREELAGISKRLEAQVAQTLPWERESRLDRVKSLTRDIESGNASEEEAFSRLKSLVAEETKFGDEVAIINSPLTRKDGELINAAILRIGNQWMVYSDDNGTVFGTLVRKMVDGKIVYEWNEDLNLEERAAVKLALDVKQAKKPPQVVKLPVSLSVVGGEK from the coding sequence ATGAAACGACTGAAATTATTACCGTTAACGCTTGTCGTGATGCTCCTTTCGGGGGTGGCATTTGCCGATCGCGATGCCGAAATTCGCGATTTGAAGCTGGAAAAAGATAAGCTGAATTCCGAAATACAGAAATTGAACCGCCAGATTGCCTCGACCGATTCGATGCTCAAGGCGGACGATTCCCGCTACAAGACGTTGCAGGCCCGCTACAAGGCCGACACGGAACGCCGCCGTAGCGAAATCGATACCTTGAATGCCAAAATCAAGAACGTGGCTGCTGAACTCCAGACGGAACGCAACAAACAGGCCCGCGCCAAGAACAAGAGCGACAATGTGGCATCCAAGCGCAAGGCTCTGCGCGAAGAACTCGCAGGCATCAGCAAACGTTTAGAAGCACAAGTCGCGCAGACGCTCCCGTGGGAACGCGAAAGCAGACTGGACCGTGTCAAATCGCTCACCCGCGATATCGAAAGCGGTAATGCCAGCGAAGAAGAAGCTTTTTCTCGCCTGAAATCGCTTGTTGCCGAAGAAACCAAGTTCGGTGACGAAGTGGCAATCATTAACAGCCCGCTGACCCGTAAAGACGGCGAACTCATTAACGCGGCGATTTTGCGTATTGGTAACCAGTGGATGGTTTACAGCGACGACAACGGCACCGTTTTCGGAACGCTCGTGCGCAAGATGGTGGATGGCAAGATTGTCTACGAATGGAACGAAGACTTGAATTTGGAAGAACGCGCTGCGGTAAAGCTCGCACTTGACGTGAAGCAGGCGAAAAAGCCACCTCAGGTCGTGAAGCTGCCCGTAAGTCTTTCTGTGGTGGGGGGTGAGAAATGA